In the genome of Candidatus Microbacterium phytovorans, one region contains:
- a CDS encoding RNA methyltransferase, whose product MLENPRSPRVRAVAKLTKRSARQETGLFLLEGPQAAREALAYRPDTIVEIFATPAAMDKHQDVRDAARNAGLDIEFTTEAVLDAMADTVTPQGIVAVARQSPSAVKDVFAASPSLIAICEEVRDPGNLGTIIRAADAAGADAVILTGRTVDPYNPKVVRATTGSLFHLPIAVGADLADIVTRAHSVGLRVVAADVGGEDFLAHRPTLAEPTAWLFGNEARGLEDGALSLVDLTLRLPIYGRAESLNLATAASVCLYESAFAQRSGARP is encoded by the coding sequence GTGCTCGAGAACCCCCGTTCCCCGCGTGTGCGCGCCGTTGCCAAGCTGACCAAGCGCAGCGCCCGTCAGGAGACCGGACTCTTCCTCCTGGAAGGTCCCCAAGCGGCTCGTGAGGCTCTCGCCTACCGCCCCGACACGATCGTGGAGATCTTCGCGACTCCCGCGGCGATGGACAAGCACCAGGATGTGCGCGACGCCGCCCGGAACGCCGGTCTGGACATCGAGTTCACGACAGAGGCCGTGCTCGACGCGATGGCGGACACCGTGACGCCTCAGGGGATCGTCGCGGTGGCGAGGCAGTCGCCGTCTGCGGTGAAGGATGTGTTCGCGGCTTCGCCCTCACTCATCGCCATCTGTGAAGAGGTGCGCGACCCGGGCAACCTCGGAACCATCATCCGCGCGGCGGATGCCGCAGGTGCGGATGCCGTCATCCTCACCGGGAGGACGGTCGACCCCTACAATCCGAAGGTCGTCCGCGCGACGACGGGCTCGCTCTTCCATCTGCCGATCGCCGTCGGAGCCGACCTCGCCGACATCGTGACGCGCGCGCACAGCGTCGGGCTGCGTGTGGTCGCGGCGGATGTCGGCGGCGAGGACTTCCTCGCGCATCGGCCGACACTGGCCGAGCCGACCGCCTGGCTCTTCGGCAACGAGGCGAGGGGGCTGGAAGACGGCGCGCTCTCGCTGGTCGACCTCACGCTGCGCCTCCCGATCTACGGTCGAGCCGAGTCGCTGAACCTCGCGACCGCCGCGAGCGTCTGCCTCTACGAGAGCGCGTTCGCGCAGCGCAGCGGAGCGCGGCCGTGA